One part of the Anaeromyxobacter sp. Fw109-5 genome encodes these proteins:
- a CDS encoding zinc ribbon domain-containing protein, with product MPIYEYACTRCEKQFEELIVRRSDEADVKCPACGGAEVSRRMSRPAATRGGASGGGAPPACGPVG from the coding sequence ATGCCGATCTACGAGTACGCCTGCACGAGGTGCGAGAAGCAGTTCGAGGAGCTCATCGTCCGCCGCTCGGACGAGGCCGACGTGAAGTGCCCGGCCTGCGGAGGCGCCGAGGTGTCCCGGCGGATGTCGCGGCCGGCGGCGACGCGAGGCGGGGCGAGCGGAGGCGGCGCACCGCCCGCGTGCGGCCCCGTGGGTTGA
- a CDS encoding inorganic diphosphatase, with protein MAYHPWHDVELPRFIEEPIPAIIEIATGSKVKYELDKKSGLLIVDRILFSAVHYPANYGFVPRTYCDDGDPLDVLVLCQEEIVPLAIMRAKIIGVMKMRDDKGEDDKLIAVHADDPTYADYTDVSEIPSHKLRELKRFFEDYKALENKKVLVSEPQGRSEALQVLRDAIRLYDQEKVRLIGAPHVSATAPQQPPPRASRAKRGSRKSTPAKARRR; from the coding sequence TTGGCCTACCATCCCTGGCACGACGTCGAGCTCCCCCGCTTCATCGAGGAGCCCATCCCGGCGATCATCGAGATCGCCACCGGCTCCAAGGTGAAGTACGAGCTCGACAAGAAGTCCGGCCTGCTCATCGTGGACCGGATCCTCTTCTCGGCCGTTCACTATCCGGCGAACTACGGGTTCGTGCCGCGCACCTACTGCGACGACGGCGATCCCCTCGACGTGCTCGTGCTCTGCCAGGAGGAGATCGTCCCGCTCGCCATCATGCGCGCCAAGATCATCGGCGTCATGAAGATGCGCGACGACAAGGGCGAGGACGACAAGCTCATCGCGGTGCACGCGGACGACCCGACCTACGCGGACTACACGGACGTGTCGGAGATCCCGAGCCACAAGCTGCGCGAGCTGAAGCGCTTCTTCGAGGACTACAAGGCGCTCGAGAACAAGAAGGTGCTCGTCTCCGAGCCCCAGGGCCGCTCGGAGGCGCTGCAGGTGCTGCGCGACGCGATCCGGCTCTACGATCAGGAGAAGGTGCGGCTGATCGGGGCGCCGCACGTGTCCGCCACCGCGCCGCAGCAGCCGCCGCCCCGCGCGAGCCGGGCGAAGCGCGGGTCGCGCAAGAGCACGCCCGCCAAGGCGCGCCGCCGCTGA
- a CDS encoding DUF2721 domain-containing protein gives MEHALEHLAAAVTPAVMVSACGLIALGLDNQIARMSGRLRELAREFRDDDAPARRSVVARQVRVLELRHRLYSRAILLNYGALFSFVLTSLLWLGQAYVAIGPAAPMATFGLGVVLMAGMALYVMASIAQARRTVRAEAADILGRRPEGRVASPPDPARAGAR, from the coding sequence ATGGAACACGCCCTCGAACACCTCGCCGCCGCGGTCACCCCCGCGGTGATGGTCTCCGCGTGCGGGCTCATCGCCCTCGGCCTCGACAACCAGATCGCCCGCATGTCCGGCCGGCTGCGCGAGCTCGCGCGCGAGTTCCGAGACGACGACGCGCCGGCGCGCCGGTCGGTGGTCGCCAGGCAGGTCCGCGTGCTGGAGCTCCGCCACCGGCTCTACTCGCGCGCGATCCTGCTGAACTACGGCGCGCTGTTCTCGTTCGTGCTCACCTCGTTGCTCTGGCTCGGGCAGGCGTACGTGGCGATCGGCCCCGCGGCGCCCATGGCCACCTTCGGCCTCGGCGTGGTGCTGATGGCCGGCATGGCGCTCTACGTGATGGCCTCCATCGCCCAGGCGCGCCGGACGGTCCGCGCGGAGGCGGCGGACATCCTCGGGCGGCGTCCGGAGGGGAGGGTGGCGTCTCCCCCTGATCCGGCGCGGGCCGGCGCGCGCTGA
- a CDS encoding C-GCAxxG-C-C family protein, translating to MKKELTRRNLLGRAGLALGGAVAIGSLACGSDDSDPQPQPQPQEGPQVADFPYKKHLAADFRLDVAAVKEAAYHAYYNGGCCHAAYSALLGDLQRAGAPFTLLPLGFGKFGAGGIASYGSICGAALGGALIINMVVEDPAAPAPAARNPLIVELMRWYERYAFPEFVPNAIDAAEQGKTTIAFDDTNPTLKVVPGSHLCHASVTTWCAANGVAATSPDKLARCARLSADVAGKTAELLNAYLAGETFTATPLDDASKGCGGCHSKDSAAVGPSVASGMSCNSCHPGHTTYPHP from the coding sequence GTGAAGAAGGAACTCACCCGCAGAAACCTGCTCGGCCGCGCGGGCCTCGCCCTCGGCGGCGCCGTTGCGATCGGATCGCTCGCGTGCGGCAGCGACGACTCGGATCCTCAGCCCCAGCCGCAGCCGCAGGAAGGGCCGCAGGTCGCGGACTTCCCGTACAAGAAGCATCTCGCCGCGGACTTCCGGCTGGACGTCGCCGCCGTCAAGGAGGCCGCCTACCACGCCTACTACAACGGCGGCTGCTGCCACGCAGCGTACAGCGCGCTGCTCGGAGACCTCCAGCGCGCGGGCGCGCCGTTCACCCTCCTGCCGCTCGGGTTCGGCAAGTTCGGGGCCGGCGGGATCGCGAGCTACGGCTCGATCTGCGGTGCGGCCCTCGGCGGCGCGCTGATCATCAACATGGTCGTCGAGGATCCCGCGGCGCCGGCGCCGGCGGCCCGGAACCCGCTCATCGTCGAGCTCATGCGCTGGTACGAGCGCTATGCGTTTCCCGAGTTCGTCCCGAACGCGATCGACGCCGCCGAGCAGGGCAAGACGACCATCGCCTTCGACGACACGAACCCGACCCTGAAGGTCGTCCCCGGGTCGCACCTCTGCCACGCGTCCGTGACCACCTGGTGCGCCGCGAACGGGGTGGCCGCGACGAGCCCGGACAAGCTCGCCCGCTGCGCCCGCCTGAGCGCCGACGTCGCGGGCAAGACCGCCGAGCTCCTGAACGCGTACCTCGCCGGCGAGACGTTCACCGCGACCCCGCTCGACGACGCGTCGAAGGGGTGCGGGGGCTGCCACTCGAAGGACTCGGCCGCGGTCGGCCCGAGCGTCGCTTCCGGGATGTCCTGCAACAGCTGCCACCCCGGCCACACGACGTACCCGCACCCGTAG